The Chlorobaculum sp. MV4-Y genome contains the following window.
AGCCGACATCGGCGCTCCGCGCGCCCGATCGCATCTATCAACGGGTCAACATGCTCTGCCACGCCGACCGGCGCATCGACGATACAGATCAAAAAGGGCGGCATGGTTTGTATTCCATGACGCCCCTTTTCATACGCTAGATCAATAAACGTGCTTATCTGAATCAGGTATACGTTTCCTTGTAGCGCTTGATCGAATCAAGCAGAATCTGTTTGGCTGTGGCCGCGTCCTGAAATTCTTCAACCAGAACCGTCTTTTGCTCAAGCGCCTTGTACTCTTCGAAAAAGTGCTGAAGTTCCATTTTGAAGTGCTTTCCGAGATCACCAATGTCGTTGATGCCGCTAACGCTCATGTCGTCTTCAGCCACGGCGATAATCTTGTCGTCGCCCTCGCCGTGATCAATCATGCGCATAGCGCCGATCACCCTCGCCTGCACGACGCACATCGGCACGATGGAGCACTGGGAGATGACGACAATGTCGAGCGGGTCATGGTCTTCACCGAGAGTCTTGGGAATGAATCCGT
Protein-coding sequences here:
- a CDS encoding inorganic diphosphatase, giving the protein MNFNPWHHVEIGEECPNVVNAIIEISKDSKTKYELDKKTGMLKLDRVLFSSLLYPENYGFIPKTLGEDHDPLDIVVISQCSIVPMCVVQARVIGAMRMIDHGEGDDKIIAVAEDDMSVSGINDIGDLGKHFKMELQHFFEEYKALEQKTVLVEEFQDAATAKQILLDSIKRYKETYT